A genome region from Geminicoccus roseus DSM 18922 includes the following:
- a CDS encoding SDR family oxidoreductase, which produces MNKIVLITGASSGIGEATTRMLAAAGATVVIGARRIDRLERLASEIKAAHGKVLVRSLDVTSRESMQAFADAAVEAFGRIDVIVNNAGIMPLSPMASLKVEEWDRMVDVNIKGVLYGVAAVLPVMNRQGAGQIINVSSIGGLHVVPTAAVYCATKYAVRAISEGLRQENDKLRVTCVYPGVVESELASTITDPVAAEAMVAYRQIALKPEAIAAAIVHVIAQPADVDTSEIVIRPTASV; this is translated from the coding sequence ATGAACAAGATCGTTCTCATCACCGGCGCCAGCAGCGGCATTGGCGAGGCGACCACGAGAATGCTGGCGGCTGCCGGCGCCACCGTCGTGATCGGCGCGCGGCGCATCGACCGGCTGGAACGCCTCGCCTCCGAGATCAAGGCCGCCCATGGCAAGGTCCTCGTCCGCAGCCTCGACGTGACCTCGCGTGAAAGCATGCAAGCCTTCGCCGATGCGGCCGTCGAAGCCTTTGGCCGCATCGACGTCATCGTCAACAATGCCGGCATCATGCCGCTCTCGCCCATGGCGTCCCTCAAGGTCGAGGAGTGGGACCGCATGGTCGACGTCAATATCAAGGGCGTGCTCTACGGGGTCGCGGCCGTCCTGCCGGTGATGAACCGGCAGGGTGCGGGCCAGATCATCAACGTTTCCTCGATCGGCGGACTCCATGTGGTGCCTACTGCCGCTGTGTACTGCGCGACGAAGTACGCCGTGCGGGCGATCTCTGAGGGGCTGCGGCAGGAGAACGACAAGCTTCGCGTCACCTGCGTCTATCCGGGCGTCGTGGAATCGGAGCTGGCCAGCACCATCACCGATCCCGTCGCCGCCGAGGCGATGGTTGCCTACCGCCAGATCGCGCTGAAGCCGGAGGCGATTGCCGCAGCCATCGTCCATGTGATCGCGCAGCCGGCCGATGTCGACACGAGCGAGATCGTCATCCGCCCTACCGCCAGCGTCTGA
- a CDS encoding AraC family transcriptional regulator, which yields MNQLAALTEILSRHAPVDGTHPCPLPGVTLLRSSTPTMPMPVIYEPTLCIVAQGRKRAMLGATAFIYDAASYLIASVDLPVMGSVIEASAERPYLCLRLDLDMTALGELAIRHPASRPEAEGLPVGIALHRTTPALLDAATRLAGLLDTPDDIGALAPLTIREILYRLLAGDSGATIRQMAQANSRLNQIARAIVWIRAHFREACPIEQAAEMAGMSRSTFHVHFKTITSMSPLEFRTHLRMQEAQRLMVGEAMDAASAGFSVGYGSPSQFSRDYARIFGTPPARHAGQLRGAVETRPSVPASEAAA from the coding sequence ATGAACCAGCTCGCAGCCCTCACGGAGATCCTGAGCCGTCACGCCCCTGTGGACGGCACCCATCCGTGCCCGTTGCCGGGCGTGACGCTGCTGCGTTCGTCGACACCGACGATGCCGATGCCGGTCATCTACGAGCCGACGCTCTGCATCGTCGCGCAGGGGCGCAAGCGCGCCATGCTGGGTGCCACCGCCTTCATCTATGACGCGGCAAGCTACCTGATCGCGTCGGTGGACCTGCCGGTCATGGGATCGGTGATCGAGGCGAGCGCGGAGCGGCCTTATCTGTGCCTGCGTCTCGACCTGGACATGACGGCGCTCGGAGAACTCGCGATCCGCCATCCCGCATCCCGCCCCGAGGCAGAGGGCCTTCCGGTGGGTATTGCGCTGCACCGGACAACGCCCGCGCTGCTCGACGCCGCGACCCGGCTCGCGGGACTGCTGGACACGCCGGACGACATCGGGGCGCTTGCGCCGCTGACGATCCGCGAGATCCTCTATCGGCTCCTGGCCGGAGACAGCGGCGCCACGATCCGCCAGATGGCGCAGGCCAACAGCCGCCTCAACCAGATCGCTCGCGCCATCGTCTGGATCAGGGCGCATTTCCGGGAGGCTTGTCCGATCGAACAGGCGGCGGAGATGGCGGGCATGAGCCGGTCCACGTTCCATGTTCATTTCAAGACGATCACGTCGATGAGCCCGCTCGAGTTCCGCACTCACCTGCGCATGCAGGAGGCGCAGCGGCTCATGGTCGGTGAAGCCATGGACGCCGCCAGTGCCGGCTTCAGCGTCGGGTATGGCAGCCCGTCGCAGTTCAGTCGCGACTACGCCCGCATCTTCGGGACACCCCCGGCCAGACACGCCGGCCAGCTGCGTGGCGCCGTCGAGACCCGGCCCAGCGTGCCGGCGTCCGAGGCCGCTGCGTGA
- a CDS encoding enolase C-terminal domain-like protein, whose amino-acid sequence MAGKRALMTDASQGYDVGRLTELLPVLQAAELTWLEEPFAVDDTAAYHAWRDCSGRPPLAMGENSIGLSGFRTLMAEISPEVVQPDITKTGGISGGRTICAEVAGPGRMVCLHMYGGPVGLYASAHLAAAIGTVAWVEMDSKRNPLFEQLLPSPPQVVEGRLHLGEAAGLGFDVPERVLLESDVTEA is encoded by the coding sequence GTGGCAGGAAAGCGGGCGCTGATGACCGACGCCAGCCAGGGGTATGACGTCGGGCGCCTGACGGAACTTCTTCCGGTGCTCCAGGCTGCGGAGCTGACCTGGCTGGAGGAGCCTTTCGCGGTGGATGACACGGCCGCCTACCATGCCTGGCGGGATTGCTCCGGCCGGCCGCCGCTGGCGATGGGCGAGAACAGCATCGGCCTTTCGGGCTTCCGGACGCTGATGGCGGAGATCTCTCCGGAGGTCGTGCAGCCCGACATCACCAAGACCGGCGGGATCAGTGGCGGCCGCACGATCTGCGCGGAGGTAGCGGGTCCTGGCCGGATGGTCTGCCTGCACATGTATGGGGGGCCGGTCGGCCTGTATGCGAGCGCCCATCTGGCGGCGGCAATCGGCACGGTCGCGTGGGTGGAGATGGATTCGAAGCGCAACCCGCTGTTCGAGCAGCTGCTGCCCTCGCCCCCGCAGGTGGTCGAAGGGCGCCTTCATCTCGGCGAGGCCGCAGGTCTTGGCTTTGATGTGCCGGAACGTGTCCTGCTCGAGTCAGATGTGACCGAGGCGTGA
- a CDS encoding O-antigen ligase family protein — translation MLLLRRAGTDMTGPMLARGADRFAGWLVILLPLLFVLGRALADGALILVALAFLVRSAALRDWRWAGEAWVVLALAWVAWLTFAGMFAADVADATSKGAIQIRFVLFAAALATVHFQNPRVRRNFLLALAATVLLVAIDCLIQVATGRSLTGRPLPEAYRLSGPFSAQKAGTYLGKTVFPALLPLVLLVERRELAAWIPLVGLGAAGAIIALTGERSALLAFGLGAACCMVLLPALRRYLLPAMLVALAGLAVIGLSRPILVERFVEQTRDDLVGFADKRYGMIFRSGLALFEEQPVTGIGVSEFPSRCPEPRFAGIGPVEVRCVSHPHNPWMEMLVEGGLVALALWLALLVAWLVRFRQAGRTVFAVGTAALLPFAWPLMTSMSLFTTWNAILWWQAMALMLALSPAVRPRSSGPLP, via the coding sequence GTGCTCCTGCTCCGGCGCGCCGGGACGGACATGACGGGCCCGATGCTGGCGCGGGGCGCCGACCGGTTCGCCGGCTGGCTGGTCATCCTGCTGCCCCTCCTGTTCGTGCTGGGCCGCGCCCTGGCCGATGGCGCGCTGATCCTGGTGGCCCTGGCGTTCCTGGTCCGCTCGGCAGCGCTGCGCGACTGGCGCTGGGCGGGGGAAGCCTGGGTCGTGCTGGCCCTGGCCTGGGTCGCCTGGCTCACCTTCGCCGGGATGTTCGCCGCCGACGTCGCGGACGCCACCAGCAAGGGCGCGATCCAGATCCGCTTCGTGCTGTTCGCCGCCGCCCTGGCGACCGTGCACTTCCAGAATCCGCGGGTGCGAAGGAACTTCCTCCTGGCGCTGGCCGCGACGGTGCTCCTGGTGGCGATTGACTGCCTGATCCAGGTGGCGACCGGCAGGTCGCTCACCGGCCGGCCGCTGCCGGAAGCGTACCGCCTGTCCGGACCGTTCTCCGCGCAAAAGGCCGGGACCTATCTGGGCAAGACGGTGTTCCCGGCCCTGCTCCCGCTCGTGCTTCTGGTCGAGCGGCGCGAGCTGGCCGCCTGGATCCCGCTGGTCGGCCTGGGTGCAGCCGGCGCGATCATCGCGCTCACCGGGGAACGCTCCGCCCTGCTGGCCTTCGGCCTGGGTGCGGCCTGCTGCATGGTCCTGCTGCCGGCCCTGCGCCGATATCTTTTGCCGGCCATGCTGGTGGCCCTGGCGGGACTGGCGGTGATCGGCCTCAGCCGGCCGATCCTGGTCGAGCGCTTCGTCGAGCAGACCAGGGACGATCTGGTGGGCTTTGCCGACAAGCGCTACGGAATGATCTTCCGCAGCGGCCTTGCCTTGTTCGAAGAGCAGCCGGTCACCGGAATCGGCGTCTCGGAGTTTCCCAGCCGCTGCCCAGAGCCACGCTTCGCCGGAATCGGCCCGGTCGAGGTCCGCTGCGTGAGCCACCCGCACAATCCATGGATGGAGATGCTGGTCGAGGGCGGCTTGGTCGCGCTTGCGCTGTGGCTGGCGCTGCTGGTCGCCTGGCTGGTCCGGTTCCGCCAGGCCGGCCGCACCGTCTTTGCGGTCGGAACGGCTGCCCTGCTGCCGTTCGCCTGGCCGCTGATGACCAGCATGTCGCTGTTCACCACCTGGAACGCCATCCTCTGGTGGCAGGCGATGGCGCTGATGCTGGCGCTCAGTCCAGCAGTTCGGCCGCGATCGAGCGGCCCTCTTCCTTGA
- the rpoH gene encoding RNA polymerase sigma factor RpoH gives MAGLPTVALEGSGLSRYLDEIRRFPMLPAEEEYMLARRWRDDEDAEAAHKLVTSHLRLVAKIAMGYRGYGLPMSEIISEGNVGLMQAVKRFDPERGFRLATYAMWWIKAAIQEYILHSWSLVKMGTTAAQKKLFFNLRRLKSQMQAMEDGDLHPDTVRAIADTLAVTEQDVIDMNRRLEGPDHSLNAPLRIEGDSEWQDWLEDDRETQDRTVADADERGHREALLSEAMSVLNEREQYILTERRLKEDPTTLEQLSEKYGVSRERVRQIEVRAFEKLQKAILELERKKAVEHAEGAPRMPRPGDMRAAEAVD, from the coding sequence ATGGCCGGTCTTCCGACGGTCGCCCTCGAAGGCAGCGGGCTTTCCCGTTACCTCGACGAGATCCGCCGGTTCCCGATGCTGCCGGCGGAGGAAGAATACATGCTCGCTCGTCGCTGGCGCGACGACGAGGATGCCGAGGCCGCCCACAAGCTGGTGACTTCGCACCTGCGGCTCGTGGCGAAGATCGCCATGGGCTATCGCGGCTACGGCCTGCCGATGTCCGAGATCATCTCGGAAGGCAATGTCGGGCTGATGCAGGCAGTCAAGCGTTTCGACCCGGAACGCGGCTTCCGTTTGGCGACCTACGCCATGTGGTGGATCAAGGCGGCCATCCAGGAATACATCCTGCACTCCTGGTCGCTCGTGAAGATGGGCACCACGGCCGCGCAGAAGAAGCTGTTCTTCAACCTGCGCCGGCTGAAGTCGCAGATGCAGGCGATGGAGGACGGCGATCTTCATCCCGACACGGTGCGCGCGATCGCCGACACGCTGGCGGTGACCGAGCAGGACGTCATCGACATGAACCGGCGCCTGGAAGGACCCGACCATTCGCTGAACGCGCCCTTGCGGATCGAGGGCGACAGCGAGTGGCAGGACTGGCTGGAGGACGACCGCGAGACGCAGGACCGCACGGTCGCCGATGCCGACGAGCGCGGTCACCGCGAGGCGCTTCTCAGCGAGGCGATGTCGGTCCTGAACGAGCGCGAGCAGTACATCCTGACGGAACGGCGCCTGAAGGAGGATCCCACCACGCTGGAGCAGCTCTCCGAGAAATACGGGGTGAGCCGCGAGCGGGTACGCCAGATCGAGGTGCGCGCGTTCGAGAAGCTGCAGAAGGCGATCCTGGAGCTCGAGCGCAAGAAAGCGGTCGAGCATGCCGAGGGAGCACCGCGGATGCCCAGGCCCGGCGACATGCGGGCTGCGGAGGCCGTGGACTGA
- a CDS encoding RluA family pseudouridine synthase, whose product MSRETFMRVVEQDAAGRRLDAWLAAVLPDLSRARIQALLDQGAVLRDGQKVSQASRKVRPGEAYAVAVPDPVAATPEAQDIEVQVLFEDEHLIVVAKPAGLVVHPGPGHDDGTLVNAMLAHCRGSLSGIGGVARPGIVHRLDKDVSGVMVVAKHDRAHTLLSGQFTVHSIHRVYEAVVRGLPARTEGTVDRPLGRDPFDRKRMAIVSKGGKRAVTHWQVLEAGGTRAALVQCRLETGRTHQIRVHLASLGHPILGDRTYGPRRTGDLPEPARPLVEKLDRIALHARGLGFDHPITGQAMAFDLPPPPLFKTLLHGFR is encoded by the coding sequence ATGAGCCGCGAGACGTTCATGCGGGTCGTCGAGCAGGACGCGGCAGGGCGCCGGCTGGATGCCTGGCTGGCGGCGGTCCTACCTGATCTGTCGCGCGCGCGCATCCAGGCACTCCTGGACCAGGGCGCCGTGCTGCGCGACGGGCAGAAGGTCAGCCAGGCGTCGCGCAAGGTGCGGCCAGGGGAAGCCTATGCGGTGGCGGTGCCGGACCCGGTGGCCGCCACGCCGGAAGCCCAGGACATCGAGGTGCAGGTCCTGTTCGAGGACGAGCATCTGATCGTGGTGGCGAAGCCAGCCGGCCTGGTGGTCCATCCCGGGCCTGGCCATGACGACGGCACGCTGGTGAATGCCATGCTCGCCCATTGCCGCGGCTCCCTGTCGGGGATCGGCGGGGTGGCCAGGCCCGGCATCGTGCACCGGCTGGACAAGGACGTGTCCGGGGTCATGGTGGTGGCCAAGCACGACCGGGCCCACACGCTCCTGTCCGGCCAGTTCACCGTGCACTCCATCCATCGCGTCTACGAGGCGGTCGTCCGGGGGCTGCCGGCCCGAACCGAAGGCACCGTCGATCGGCCGCTCGGCCGCGACCCGTTCGATCGCAAGAGGATGGCGATCGTGAGCAAGGGCGGCAAGCGCGCGGTCACCCACTGGCAGGTCCTGGAAGCCGGCGGTACCCGTGCCGCCCTGGTGCAGTGCCGCCTGGAGACCGGACGGACGCACCAGATCCGCGTGCACCTGGCCAGCCTCGGCCACCCGATCCTGGGCGATCGGACCTATGGCCCCAGGCGCACCGGCGATCTTCCCGAACCGGCCCGCCCGCTGGTGGAAAAGCTCGACCGCATCGCCCTGCATGCCCGGGGCCTGGGCTTCGATCACCCGATCACCGGACAGGCCATGGCGTTCGATCTGCCGCCGCCGCCTTTGTTCAAGACGCTCCTGCACGGGTTCCGCTAG
- a CDS encoding class I SAM-dependent RNA methyltransferase — translation MRQVVELVIERLGGRGDGIAVHPDGRRLFVDGALAGERVRVQAPEGRRGGDEHWDLLEVLKPSDKRVDPPCPHATACGGCRLQHLALPAYADFVADKIRSALSTRGLDPALVAPTDLSPPHSRRRIRLAWQRTASGMLLGMRQARSRRIVNLATCLIARPELVALLPALRLVLGRLDSASGEAALDHTPSGIDVLLLGERPPSPNDRTRLAQALADLPGVCRISWRAARERQSETLVSLGEPLLQRGPARVALAPGGFRQATREGETAMLAFLNRHLQGARQVADLFGGTGALGLGLDPLPARLQIVESDPGAVDATSKALAAGIKGTKASVLRRDLEKDPLRLPELRGTDAVILDPPRAGARSQCMVLATSRIPQIGYVSCDPGSFARDARILVDGGYRLMAVQPIGQFLWSDEVELASYFRHEAA, via the coding sequence ATGAGGCAGGTGGTCGAGCTCGTGATCGAGCGGCTGGGCGGACGCGGCGACGGGATCGCCGTTCATCCGGACGGCCGGCGGCTGTTCGTGGACGGCGCCCTTGCCGGCGAGCGGGTGCGCGTCCAGGCGCCAGAAGGCAGGCGCGGCGGCGACGAGCACTGGGACCTGCTGGAGGTGCTGAAGCCCTCCGACAAGCGCGTCGACCCGCCCTGCCCCCACGCCACCGCATGCGGCGGCTGCCGGCTGCAGCACCTGGCGCTGCCGGCCTATGCCGATTTCGTGGCGGATAAGATCCGCTCGGCCCTGAGCACTCGCGGCCTCGATCCTGCCCTGGTGGCGCCAACGGACCTGTCGCCGCCGCACAGCCGCCGCCGCATCCGGCTGGCCTGGCAGCGTACGGCTTCCGGCATGCTGCTCGGCATGCGCCAGGCCCGTTCCCGGCGGATCGTGAACCTCGCCACCTGCCTGATCGCGCGCCCGGAGCTGGTGGCCCTGCTGCCGGCGCTGCGCCTGGTGCTGGGCCGGCTCGACTCGGCATCCGGGGAAGCCGCCCTGGACCACACCCCAAGCGGGATTGACGTCCTGCTGCTCGGTGAACGCCCTCCCTCTCCCAACGACCGGACCCGGCTCGCCCAGGCGCTGGCCGACCTGCCGGGCGTCTGCCGGATCTCCTGGCGGGCCGCTCGCGAGCGCCAGAGCGAGACCCTGGTGAGCCTGGGCGAGCCTTTGCTGCAGCGCGGTCCAGCCCGGGTCGCGCTGGCACCTGGGGGATTTCGTCAGGCCACCCGGGAAGGCGAGACGGCGATGCTGGCTTTCCTGAACCGCCATCTCCAGGGCGCCCGCCAGGTGGCCGACCTGTTTGGCGGCACCGGCGCCCTCGGTCTCGGCCTGGACCCGCTGCCGGCCCGCCTGCAGATCGTGGAGAGCGATCCCGGTGCCGTCGACGCAACCAGCAAGGCGCTTGCTGCCGGCATCAAGGGCACCAAGGCCAGCGTGCTGCGCCGTGACCTGGAGAAGGATCCGCTGCGGCTTCCGGAGCTTCGCGGCACCGACGCCGTGATCCTCGACCCGCCGCGCGCCGGGGCGCGCTCTCAGTGCATGGTTCTGGCGACAAGCCGGATCCCGCAGATCGGCTACGTCTCCTGTGATCCCGGCAGCTTCGCCCGCGATGCCCGCATCCTGGTCGACGGCGGCTACCGCCTGATGGCGGTCCAGCCGATCGGCCAGTTCCTCTGGTCGGACGAAGTCGAGCTTGCCTCCTACTTCCGACACGAAGCCGCTTGA
- a CDS encoding trypsin-like serine peptidase has protein sequence MDAALPDLLQLEAAAEAADLSVVGPRDSRVQEIDGHLFPFGLICHLCRDFGDGRCAGCTGTLIAPNLVLTAAHCLWSHARRAAPRSITVMPGRTDRDTLPFGRRAGHRFWVPHGFIDGPNHMLWDFGVILLERPFPHARRFMPMVARSDPELAQIATDQRVAIVGYPGDRPIGTLWRHEERIKKVTPRRLLYSIDTCPGHSGSPVIAGLGRRPEILAVHTMGILDAEGRSFGCGRQTVLAPPGLLNSGIRLTPAVIQRVLDPARPGWGPWRMRAFASTQK, from the coding sequence ATGGATGCGGCGCTGCCCGATCTGCTGCAACTTGAAGCCGCCGCCGAAGCCGCCGACCTTTCCGTGGTCGGCCCGCGCGACAGCCGGGTGCAGGAGATCGATGGCCACCTCTTCCCCTTTGGCCTGATCTGCCACTTGTGCCGCGACTTCGGGGACGGGCGCTGTGCGGGGTGTACCGGGACGCTGATCGCGCCCAACCTCGTCCTTACCGCCGCCCACTGCCTGTGGAGCCATGCCCGCCGCGCCGCGCCGAGGAGCATCACGGTGATGCCGGGCCGCACCGACCGCGACACGCTGCCGTTCGGCCGCCGGGCCGGCCACCGTTTCTGGGTCCCGCATGGCTTCATCGACGGCCCGAACCACATGCTCTGGGACTTCGGCGTCATCCTCCTGGAGCGGCCCTTCCCCCACGCCCGGCGCTTCATGCCGATGGTGGCGCGCAGCGATCCGGAACTCGCGCAGATCGCCACGGATCAGCGGGTCGCAATCGTAGGCTATCCCGGCGACCGGCCGATCGGGACGCTCTGGCGACATGAGGAGCGCATCAAGAAGGTCACGCCGCGGCGCCTGCTCTACTCGATCGACACCTGTCCCGGCCACAGCGGCAGTCCGGTGATCGCCGGGCTGGGCCGTCGGCCGGAGATCCTGGCGGTCCATACCATGGGCATCCTGGATGCCGAGGGACGATCGTTCGGCTGCGGCCGGCAGACCGTGCTGGCGCCGCCTGGCCTGCTGAACAGCGGCATCCGGCTCACCCCGGCGGTCATCCAGAGAGTGCTCGACCCGGCCAGACCAGGTTGGGGACCTTGGCGGATGCGCGCGTTTGCCAGTACGCAGAAGTAA
- a CDS encoding helix-turn-helix transcriptional regulator, whose translation MPAQPAEPLQSDMPPVMQDHPAGSESLPRFVVQEVLCMVVPAEQLRGGLNPVGQLQVGGRDFVIVAADTLRHQPLCRHRLTRREREIAWLVAEGLFTKQIAHRLGVSPHTVNAYMNRIFTRLSVHTRAEMVAVMLKEIR comes from the coding sequence ATGCCGGCGCAACCAGCGGAACCGCTCCAGTCGGACATGCCGCCCGTCATGCAGGACCACCCGGCGGGCAGCGAGAGCCTGCCGCGTTTCGTCGTGCAGGAAGTGCTTTGCATGGTGGTGCCGGCGGAACAGCTCCGGGGAGGCCTGAATCCGGTCGGGCAACTTCAGGTCGGGGGCAGAGACTTCGTGATCGTGGCTGCCGATACCCTCCGCCACCAGCCCCTCTGCCGCCACCGCCTGACCCGGCGCGAGCGCGAGATCGCCTGGCTGGTCGCCGAGGGCCTGTTCACCAAGCAGATCGCGCACCGCCTGGGCGTAAGCCCGCACACCGTGAACGCCTACATGAACCGGATCTTCACCCGGCTGTCGGTGCACACCCGCGCCGAGATGGTGGCGGTCATGCTGAAGGAGATCAGGTAG
- a CDS encoding peroxiredoxin: MVIRLGDTAPDFEAETTEGKIRFHDWIGDSWAVLFSHPKDFTPVCTTELGYMARVKPEFERRNVKIIGISVDPLDDHRRWADDIAETQGHAPNYPMIGDPELKIAKLYDMLPASAGDSASGRTPMDNATVRNVFVIGPDKKVKLVLVYPMSTGRNFDEVLRVIDSMQLTAKYSVSTPANWNRGDDVIVLPSIPTAEARERFTKGVTELKPYLRMTPDPST; the protein is encoded by the coding sequence ATGGTGATCCGTCTGGGAGACACGGCCCCCGATTTCGAGGCAGAGACCACCGAGGGAAAGATCCGGTTCCACGACTGGATCGGCGACAGCTGGGCGGTCCTGTTCTCGCACCCCAAGGACTTCACCCCGGTCTGCACCACCGAGCTTGGCTACATGGCGAGGGTCAAGCCCGAGTTCGAGCGGCGCAACGTCAAGATCATCGGCATCAGCGTCGACCCGCTCGACGATCACCGGCGCTGGGCCGACGACATCGCCGAGACCCAGGGACATGCGCCGAACTATCCGATGATCGGCGACCCGGAGCTGAAGATCGCCAAGCTCTACGACATGCTCCCGGCCAGCGCCGGCGACAGCGCCTCCGGGCGCACGCCGATGGACAACGCCACGGTGCGCAACGTCTTCGTGATCGGCCCGGACAAGAAGGTGAAGCTGGTCCTGGTCTACCCGATGAGCACAGGGCGCAACTTCGACGAAGTCTTGCGGGTGATCGATTCGATGCAGCTGACCGCCAAGTACTCGGTCTCCACCCCGGCCAACTGGAACCGCGGCGACGACGTGATCGTGCTCCCGTCGATCCCGACCGCCGAGGCCCGCGAGCGCTTCACCAAGGGAGTGACGGAGCTCAAGCCCTATCTGCGGATGACGCCGGACCCGAGCACCTGA
- a CDS encoding YihY/virulence factor BrkB family protein — protein MLVLLSAARESYRRSKLAQGVLSHSGSRAALRGNIGGRFDIRMEPSGHCRRPRARPCKDRLTGPLAGRTGKAMGGSMAQQGRGDVVGPEASQSDGSDEKNLGRCAGSPSEIPPEGWLVVLRRVLREAISDEAGTAAASCSFYALLALFPVISVAISLYGLFTDPSSAQSQLEVLRGVLPASTYELIETRMRDIASAGRTQLSSGLVLSLAIALWSAMNGVKSILTALNVAYEEREKRSLLRLNLVALLFTLGGIAGVTIALTVIVAIPAVLSFSWLGPLAAMAVRAFSFLLLLAFTMLALAILYRLGPSRAEAKWRWVTPGSILAAALWLLSSVAFSFYVSNFGAYDATYGTLGSVVVALLWFWISAYAVLLGAELNAELELQTRRDTTTPPAEPMGERGAFVADHVARR, from the coding sequence ATGCTCGTCCTCCTCTCGGCTGCTCGGGAGAGTTATCGTCGGTCCAAGCTAGCACAAGGTGTCCTATCGCACAGCGGGAGTCGGGCGGCTTTACGGGGCAACATCGGCGGGCGCTTCGACATCCGGATGGAACCTTCTGGCCACTGCCGCCGTCCAAGGGCACGTCCCTGTAAAGACAGGTTGACCGGTCCGCTTGCCGGCCGCACCGGAAAGGCGATGGGAGGCTCGATGGCGCAACAAGGACGAGGTGACGTCGTGGGACCGGAAGCTTCACAGTCTGATGGCAGCGACGAGAAGAACCTGGGCAGGTGCGCAGGCAGCCCGTCGGAGATCCCGCCGGAAGGCTGGCTCGTGGTGCTGCGGCGCGTGCTGCGCGAAGCGATTTCCGACGAGGCGGGAACGGCGGCGGCGAGTTGCAGCTTCTACGCGCTTCTGGCCCTGTTCCCGGTCATCTCGGTCGCAATCTCCCTTTATGGCCTGTTCACCGACCCCAGTTCCGCTCAGAGCCAGCTGGAAGTATTGCGCGGCGTGCTGCCCGCCTCGACCTATGAACTCATCGAGACCCGCATGCGCGACATCGCGAGCGCCGGCCGCACCCAGTTGAGTTCCGGCCTGGTGCTGAGCCTGGCCATCGCCCTGTGGAGCGCGATGAACGGGGTGAAGTCGATCCTCACCGCCCTCAACGTGGCCTACGAGGAGCGGGAGAAGCGCAGCTTGCTGCGCCTGAACCTGGTGGCGCTGCTGTTCACGCTCGGTGGAATCGCAGGCGTTACCATCGCCCTTACCGTGATCGTCGCCATTCCCGCCGTCCTGTCCTTCAGCTGGCTCGGGCCGCTTGCAGCCATGGCCGTGCGGGCATTCTCGTTCCTGCTGCTGCTGGCCTTCACCATGCTGGCGCTGGCAATCCTCTACCGGCTTGGCCCCTCCCGCGCCGAAGCGAAGTGGCGCTGGGTGACCCCCGGCTCCATCCTGGCGGCTGCCCTCTGGCTGCTCTCGTCGGTCGCCTTCTCGTTCTATGTCAGCAACTTCGGGGCATACGACGCGACCTACGGCACGCTCGGCAGCGTCGTGGTGGCGCTTCTCTGGTTCTGGATCTCGGCCTATGCCGTGCTGCTGGGGGCGGAACTGAATGCGGAACTCGAACTGCAGACGCGCCGCGACACCACAACGCCGCCCGCGGAACCGATGGGCGAGCGCGGCGCCTTCGTGGCGGACCATGTGGCCCGTCGCTAG